In a genomic window of Phaenicophaeus curvirostris isolate KB17595 chromosome Z, BPBGC_Pcur_1.0, whole genome shotgun sequence:
- the RPL37 gene encoding large ribosomal subunit protein eL37 → MTKGTSSFGKRRNKTHTLCRRCGSKAYHLQKSTCGKCGYPAKRKRKYNWSAKAKRRNTTGTGRMRHLKKVYRRFRNGFREGTTPKPKRAAVAASSSS, encoded by the exons ATG acGAAGGGTACATCATCGTTCGGTAAGCGACGCAATAAGACACATACCTTGTGTCGTCGGTGTGGGTCCAAGGCGTACCACCTGCAGAAGTCTACCTGTGGGAAATGTGGTTACCCTGCAAAGCGCAAGAGAAAGT ATAACTGGAGTGCAAAGGCTAAAAGACGCAACACCACTGGTACTGGTCGCATGCGGCACCTGAAAAAGGTCTACCGTCGATTCAG GAATGGATTCCGTGAGGGAACCACACCGAAGCCCAAGAGAGCAGCTGTTGCAGCCTCCAGTTCATCATAA